The following proteins are co-located in the Bacillus pumilus genome:
- a CDS encoding carboxypeptidase M32 has product MNLESKEKAFYQLLGKIAHYTEALHLLYWDSRTQAPKKSADFRAETIGQLSSDIFNMKTSDEMRDLLDALNKNREELSIDTQKALELSQKEYDENSKIPKEEFKEYSILQSKAEHVWAEAREKSDFSLFAPYLKQLIDFNKRFIQYWGVKKTPYDVLLNNYEPDMTVEQLDQKFGALRDAIVPLVKKIEASPNKPDTSFLSKSFPIDKQKELSLFFLKELGYDFDAGRLDTTVHPFAVTLSRGDVRVTTRYDEHDFRMAIFGTIHECGHAIYEQNIDEALSGTLLCDGTSMGIHESQSLFFENFIGRHEDFWKTYYQKLQEASPEQFKDVSLEDFVHAVNESKPTYIRIEADELTYPLHIIIRYEIEKAIFNEEVAVEDLPALWNEKYKAYLGITPPNDALGILQDVHWSDGSFGYFPSYALGYMYAAQLKHQMIKDLPNFDKLIQNGSFAPIKEWLTEHVHKHGKRKKPSEIIQDATGEELNVQYLIDYLTDKYTKLYLS; this is encoded by the coding sequence ATGAATCTTGAATCAAAAGAGAAAGCGTTTTATCAATTATTAGGAAAAATCGCCCATTATACAGAGGCGCTCCATTTACTTTATTGGGACTCTAGAACACAGGCGCCTAAAAAAAGCGCTGATTTCAGAGCTGAAACCATCGGTCAATTATCAAGTGATATTTTTAATATGAAGACTTCTGATGAAATGAGAGATCTTCTTGACGCATTAAATAAAAATCGAGAGGAGCTGTCAATAGATACACAGAAGGCGCTCGAATTATCGCAAAAAGAGTATGATGAAAACAGCAAAATTCCAAAAGAAGAATTTAAAGAATATTCCATTTTACAATCCAAAGCAGAGCATGTCTGGGCAGAAGCAAGGGAGAAATCAGATTTTTCACTTTTTGCACCTTACTTAAAACAGCTCATTGACTTTAACAAGCGTTTTATTCAGTATTGGGGCGTGAAAAAAACGCCATATGATGTGCTGCTCAATAACTATGAGCCAGATATGACGGTTGAACAGCTCGATCAAAAATTTGGCGCACTTCGTGACGCCATCGTTCCTCTCGTGAAAAAAATTGAAGCCTCTCCAAATAAACCGGATACTTCATTTTTATCGAAAAGCTTCCCGATCGACAAGCAAAAAGAGCTAAGCCTCTTTTTCTTAAAAGAGTTAGGGTATGACTTTGATGCAGGGCGTCTTGATACAACGGTTCATCCGTTTGCTGTGACATTAAGCAGAGGGGATGTTCGTGTGACGACTCGCTATGATGAGCATGATTTTCGGATGGCGATCTTTGGCACCATTCATGAGTGTGGTCATGCCATCTACGAGCAAAACATTGATGAAGCGCTGAGCGGAACGCTATTATGTGATGGCACGTCAATGGGTATCCATGAATCACAATCTCTTTTCTTTGAGAATTTTATCGGCAGACATGAAGATTTCTGGAAAACATATTATCAAAAGCTGCAAGAAGCTTCTCCTGAACAATTTAAAGATGTATCTTTAGAAGACTTTGTGCATGCAGTGAATGAGTCTAAGCCGACTTACATTCGAATTGAAGCAGATGAACTCACGTATCCGCTTCACATTATTATCCGGTATGAAATTGAGAAAGCTATTTTCAACGAAGAAGTCGCCGTTGAAGACCTGCCTGCGCTTTGGAATGAAAAATATAAAGCGTATCTTGGCATAACACCGCCTAATGATGCACTCGGCATCTTGCAGGATGTTCATTGGTCAGATGGAAGCTTTGGTTATTTCCCTTCTTATGCTCTTGGTTATATGTATGCGGCGCAATTAAAGCATCAAATGATCAAAGATTTACCAAATTTCGATAAACTGATTCAAAATGGGTCTTTTGCACCGATAAAAGAATGGCTAACTGAACATGTTCATAAGCATGGAAAACGGAAAAAGCCATCTGAAATCATTCAAGATGCGACTGGCGAAGAATTAAATGTTCAATATTTAATCGATTACTTAACGGATAAGTATACGAAATTGTATTTATCATAA
- a CDS encoding DUF1273 domain-containing protein, producing the protein MKIIAVTGYKPFELGIFKQDEPALQYIKAELQKRLTALIEGGLEWVLISGQLGAEIWTAEVVLELQEEYPALKLAVITPFYEQEERWNEQNKELYEGILAQADFVESVTHRPYESPAQFKQKNRFFIEKTDGLLVLYDPEHEGSPKYMIREAETYTDYPIMYITMDDLRAQVEAEDPFFD; encoded by the coding sequence ATGAAAATTATTGCTGTCACAGGGTACAAGCCATTCGAACTTGGGATATTCAAACAAGACGAGCCTGCACTTCAATACATAAAAGCGGAGCTTCAAAAAAGGCTGACAGCCCTTATCGAAGGGGGGCTGGAATGGGTTCTCATATCGGGTCAGCTAGGTGCTGAAATCTGGACAGCCGAAGTGGTGTTAGAGCTTCAAGAGGAGTATCCAGCTTTAAAACTTGCTGTCATTACGCCATTTTATGAACAAGAAGAGCGCTGGAATGAACAAAATAAAGAGTTGTATGAAGGCATTCTTGCACAAGCAGATTTTGTAGAAAGTGTCACGCATAGACCGTATGAAAGTCCGGCACAATTTAAACAAAAGAACCGCTTTTTTATTGAAAAAACAGATGGTCTTCTCGTCCTCTATGATCCCGAGCATGAGGGCTCTCCAAAGTATATGATCAGAGAAGCTGAAACCTATACCGATTACCCAATTATGTATATCACAATGGATGATCTAAGAGCACAGGTTGAGGCGGAAGATCCGTTTTTTGACTAA
- a CDS encoding THUMP domain-containing class I SAM-dependent RNA methyltransferase, giving the protein MKTYTLIATAPMGIEAVVAKEVRDLGYECTVDNGKVIFQGDALAICRANLWLRTADRIKVQVAEFSAKTFDELFEQTKAIDWAAFLPENSTFPVIGKSVKSQLASVPDCQRIVKKAIAQKLRSSYNIQSEWLEETGPEYKIEIALLKDKAVLTLDTSGVGLHKRGYRVDQGGAPIKETLAAALVLLTNWTPDRPFADPFCGSGTIAIEAAMIGQNIAPGFNREFASESWEWIGEDVWNKARLEVEEKANYDQPLHIIASDIDHRMVDIAKMNAEEAGLSELIQFKQMQVKDFQTKEEYGVIVGNPPYGERLSDKPAVEKMYQGMGEAFKNLDTWSIYILTSHEKFEECFGRKATKKRKLFNGFIKTDYYQYWGKRPPRKQTTES; this is encoded by the coding sequence ATGAAAACTTATACACTCATCGCGACAGCTCCAATGGGGATTGAAGCGGTTGTTGCAAAAGAAGTAAGGGACCTTGGCTATGAGTGCACTGTAGATAACGGGAAAGTCATTTTCCAAGGGGATGCCCTTGCGATTTGCCGTGCAAACCTTTGGCTGCGTACAGCAGACCGGATAAAGGTACAAGTTGCTGAATTTTCAGCAAAAACATTTGATGAGCTTTTTGAACAGACAAAAGCGATTGACTGGGCCGCTTTTTTGCCGGAAAATAGTACGTTCCCTGTCATCGGTAAATCAGTCAAATCACAGCTTGCAAGTGTGCCCGATTGTCAGCGCATCGTCAAAAAGGCCATCGCGCAAAAGCTTAGATCATCTTACAATATTCAGTCTGAATGGCTTGAAGAGACGGGTCCTGAATATAAAATCGAGATTGCGCTTTTAAAAGATAAAGCAGTGCTAACCCTTGATACATCTGGTGTCGGCCTTCATAAACGGGGGTACCGTGTGGATCAAGGCGGAGCACCTATTAAAGAAACCCTTGCTGCCGCGCTCGTGTTATTAACGAACTGGACACCTGACCGCCCGTTTGCTGATCCTTTTTGCGGATCAGGCACAATTGCTATTGAAGCAGCTATGATAGGACAAAACATTGCCCCAGGATTTAACCGGGAATTTGCATCTGAATCATGGGAATGGATCGGTGAGGACGTATGGAACAAAGCGCGCCTAGAAGTGGAAGAAAAAGCGAACTATGATCAGCCGCTTCATATTATTGCGAGCGATATCGATCATCGCATGGTAGACATTGCAAAAATGAATGCAGAAGAAGCTGGACTAAGTGAACTGATTCAATTTAAGCAAATGCAGGTGAAAGACTTCCAAACAAAAGAAGAGTATGGTGTGATTGTCGGAAATCCGCCCTACGGAGAACGACTCAGTGATAAACCAGCTGTTGAAAAAATGTATCAAGGGATGGGTGAAGCATTCAAGAACCTAGACACTTGGTCCATTTACATCTTAACGTCACATGAAAAGTTCGAAGAGTGCTTCGGAAGAAAAGCAACGAAAAAGAGAAAGCTGTTTAATGGATTTATTAAAACAGACTATTATCAATATTGGGGGAAACGCCCTCCTAGAAAGCAGACAACTGAATCATAA
- the gpsB gene encoding cell division regulator GpsB: MLADKVKLSAKEILEKEFKTGVRGYKQEEVDKFLDMVIKDYETFNQEIEKLQQENLHLSKQLEEAVEQGKRQPAQSNTTNFDILKRLSNLEKHVFGSKLYD; this comes from the coding sequence ATGCTTGCTGATAAAGTAAAGCTTTCTGCGAAAGAAATTTTAGAAAAAGAATTTAAAACAGGTGTTAGAGGGTATAAACAAGAAGAAGTCGATAAATTTTTAGATATGGTCATTAAAGACTATGAGACATTCAACCAAGAAATCGAAAAACTTCAACAAGAAAACCTCCACTTGTCAAAACAGCTTGAAGAAGCAGTTGAACAAGGGAAAAGACAGCCTGCACAGTCCAATACAACGAACTTTGATATTTTAAAAAGACTATCTAATCTTGAGAAACACGTTTTTGGCAGCAAACTTTATGATTGA
- a CDS encoding ribonuclease H-like domain-containing protein — translation MSLKGKLNRMKKHLSHNQTEKRQETKEEQTQPVTAENIPFLKKWEQLGAAPYYFEDSFCLIREVTYQLGDQHGLYSFAELPKIVDAWNESEIQHSLSAKGYKPHELFFFDTETTGLSGGTGNMIFLLGHARVFTDKVVVKQHLLTNPGNEAALYKSFLNEVDVESLVTYNGKSFDWPQVKTRHTLLRDQIPALPEFGHFDLLHGSRRLWKHKYERMALSVVEKEELHVHREGDTPGFLAPMIYFHFLKEQNPKLIEGILTHNELDVLSLISLYIHLSKKILSVDAVKENDEKYALAKWHLAHRDVQEATKHLRELTDAEFEHAKKAAYDLSLQYKRLNQWDEAIRIWKDLFESNDVHLALKAGIELAKYEEHRQKNATSALSITQSLLSLPSLSERDMKELEKRKKRLLRKAGQ, via the coding sequence ATGTCTTTAAAAGGGAAATTAAACAGAATGAAAAAGCACCTTTCGCACAATCAGACAGAAAAGCGGCAGGAAACAAAAGAAGAACAAACTCAACCTGTGACAGCAGAAAATATCCCATTTTTAAAAAAGTGGGAGCAATTGGGTGCAGCTCCTTACTACTTTGAGGACTCTTTCTGTCTGATTCGAGAAGTCACCTATCAATTAGGTGATCAGCATGGACTGTATTCGTTTGCAGAACTGCCGAAGATCGTCGATGCTTGGAACGAAAGTGAGATCCAGCATTCTCTTTCTGCAAAAGGGTACAAGCCGCACGAGCTGTTTTTCTTTGATACAGAAACAACAGGTTTATCTGGCGGGACGGGAAATATGATCTTTTTGCTAGGACATGCGCGGGTTTTTACAGACAAAGTGGTGGTGAAACAGCATCTGCTCACCAATCCAGGAAATGAAGCAGCGCTGTACAAAAGCTTTCTTAATGAAGTGGACGTAGAATCCCTTGTTACATATAATGGAAAATCATTCGATTGGCCGCAAGTGAAAACGAGACATACGTTATTACGCGATCAAATACCTGCACTTCCGGAATTTGGCCATTTTGATCTTCTGCACGGATCTAGACGATTGTGGAAGCACAAATATGAACGGATGGCTCTTTCTGTTGTAGAAAAGGAAGAGCTGCACGTCCATCGAGAGGGTGACACGCCAGGGTTCTTGGCACCGATGATCTATTTTCATTTTCTAAAGGAACAAAATCCGAAGTTGATTGAAGGGATCTTGACTCATAATGAACTAGACGTCTTATCGTTAATCAGCCTCTACATTCATCTATCCAAAAAAATATTATCTGTGGATGCGGTGAAGGAAAACGATGAGAAATACGCACTTGCTAAATGGCATCTTGCTCATCGTGATGTACAGGAAGCAACGAAGCATTTGCGAGAATTAACGGATGCTGAGTTTGAGCATGCGAAAAAAGCGGCTTATGATCTCTCCTTACAATACAAACGATTAAACCAGTGGGATGAAGCTATCCGTATATGGAAAGATCTATTTGAATCAAACGATGTCCATTTAGCATTAAAAGCGGGCATAGAGCTTGCGAAGTATGAAGAGCATCGTCAAAAAAATGCGACGTCAGCTCTTTCGATCACTCAATCATTATTATCTCTCCCGTCTTTAAGTGAACGCGACATGAAAGAACTTGAAAAGCGAAAAAAGCGGCTCTTAAGGAAAGCTGGGCAATGA
- a CDS encoding ATP-dependent DNA helicase gives MTASRLPFSLSKEHNFYEELGNWIGDVFYDILPEKGFDLRDEQIFMAFQLERAFKEKSVMFAEAGVGTGKTIVYLLFAVTYARYTGKPAIIACADETLIEQLVKQEGDIYKIANHLDIQIDARLSKSHDQYLCLKKLEKTMQREDDEKWLDIYESLPSFVHESHGMQTFYPYGDRKEYPELSNDEWSRIGYDSFQDCLTCDMRHRCGLNLSRDHYRKAADLIICSHDFYMEHVWTKESRKREGQLPLLPEHSSVVFDEGHLLEFAAQKALTYRVKQSTLETFLERLLQNDIREEFAELVEDALATNDEFFYLLKTNAKEVKGSHRLEIGRVDEVKRSASELCDLLEKIGEALVFESEMYTIDQYELSVVEEYIEQMAYSLSLYQKNAISWLEKQELDTTFVVMPKTVAEVLGEKVFSQKRPYIFSSATLSENQSFDYLAESLGIKDYLSMSVASPYDYDEQMQIYFHGIQQPVLEPEAKGQQVITQLKENGGRSLILFPSFDELHVFRKHLEASNESLPFQVYFEGDEEISTIVQKFQADETSVLCSVHLWEGLDIPGQSLTNVVIWGLPYPPHDPVFEAKRNEAKDAYAEVDLPYMLLRLRQGIGRLIRTSQDAGSIHIYFDRKEDKELQSKIESVLPVKPVITSS, from the coding sequence GTGACAGCATCTCGTTTGCCTTTTTCATTATCAAAAGAACACAATTTTTACGAAGAACTGGGCAACTGGATTGGTGATGTGTTTTATGACATTTTGCCAGAAAAGGGCTTTGATCTTCGAGATGAACAAATATTTATGGCTTTTCAGTTAGAAAGAGCTTTTAAAGAAAAAAGTGTAATGTTTGCCGAAGCTGGGGTAGGCACAGGCAAAACAATCGTCTATCTATTATTTGCCGTCACATATGCAAGATATACAGGGAAACCTGCAATTATTGCATGTGCAGACGAAACGTTAATTGAACAGCTGGTCAAACAAGAAGGTGATATCTATAAAATTGCCAATCATCTTGATATACAAATAGATGCGAGATTAAGTAAATCGCATGATCAATATTTATGCTTGAAAAAACTAGAGAAAACCATGCAGCGTGAAGATGATGAGAAGTGGCTCGATATTTATGAATCGCTTCCTTCATTTGTTCATGAATCACATGGCATGCAGACCTTTTATCCGTACGGCGATCGTAAAGAGTATCCAGAACTTTCAAATGATGAATGGTCACGCATTGGCTATGACTCTTTTCAGGACTGCTTGACGTGCGACATGCGTCATCGCTGCGGCTTGAATTTATCAAGAGATCATTACCGGAAAGCGGCAGACCTGATCATCTGCTCACACGACTTTTACATGGAGCATGTGTGGACAAAGGAATCTCGCAAACGTGAGGGCCAGCTTCCGCTGCTTCCTGAACATAGCTCCGTTGTATTTGATGAAGGTCATCTTCTTGAGTTTGCCGCACAAAAAGCTTTGACGTACCGAGTGAAGCAATCAACGCTCGAGACATTTTTGGAGCGTCTTTTGCAAAACGACATTCGCGAAGAATTTGCGGAACTTGTTGAAGATGCATTAGCAACAAACGATGAGTTCTTCTATCTTTTAAAAACAAATGCCAAAGAAGTCAAAGGCTCGCATCGACTTGAAATTGGGCGCGTGGATGAGGTGAAGCGCTCAGCAAGTGAATTGTGTGACTTACTTGAAAAAATCGGAGAAGCGCTCGTGTTTGAATCCGAGATGTATACAATTGATCAATACGAATTGTCTGTTGTGGAAGAGTACATTGAACAAATGGCGTATTCCCTGTCACTTTATCAAAAAAATGCCATTAGCTGGCTTGAAAAACAGGAATTAGATACGACATTTGTCGTCATGCCAAAGACGGTAGCAGAGGTGCTTGGCGAGAAAGTATTCTCGCAAAAAAGACCATATATTTTCTCTTCAGCGACATTGTCTGAAAACCAATCATTTGATTATTTAGCTGAGAGTCTTGGGATAAAAGATTACTTATCAATGAGTGTGGCTTCGCCGTATGATTACGATGAGCAAATGCAGATTTATTTCCACGGGATTCAGCAGCCGGTCTTAGAGCCAGAGGCAAAAGGACAGCAAGTGATCACTCAACTGAAAGAAAATGGAGGCCGATCTCTGATTCTATTCCCTTCATTTGATGAACTCCATGTATTTAGAAAGCACCTTGAGGCATCAAATGAATCACTGCCTTTCCAAGTGTATTTTGAGGGAGACGAGGAAATCAGCACCATCGTTCAAAAGTTCCAAGCAGATGAGACATCAGTGTTATGCTCCGTTCATCTGTGGGAAGGGCTGGATATTCCAGGTCAATCCCTAACGAATGTGGTCATTTGGGGGCTTCCTTATCCGCCGCATGATCCAGTATTTGAGGCGAAACGGAATGAAGCAAAGGATGCATATGCTGAAGTGGACCTTCCATATATGCTGCTTCGATTACGACAAGGCATTGGAAGACTGATTCGGACAAGTCAAGATGCAGGAAGCATTCATATATACTTTGATCGCAAGGAAGATAAAGAGCTTCAAAGTAAAATTGAATCCGTCCTGCCAGTGAAGCCAGTCATCACTTCATCATAG
- the cotD gene encoding spore coat protein CotD has protein sequence MYHHHCKPNVTQPIVHPTNHCCTHSESTTIVPHIHPQHVTNVHHQNFQHVHYFPHTFSQVDPATHQHFNCGGPCCNR, from the coding sequence ATGTACCATCATCATTGCAAGCCAAATGTTACACAGCCAATTGTTCATCCGACGAATCATTGCTGTACACACAGCGAGTCAACAACAATTGTGCCGCACATCCATCCGCAGCATGTGACGAATGTTCACCATCAAAACTTCCAACATGTTCACTACTTCCCGCATACGTTTTCTCAGGTGGACCCGGCAACACATCAACACTTTAACTGCGGTGGACCTTGCTGTAACAGATAA